The DNA window GCGCCCGCGCCATCGCGTCGATAACCGCGCGCGGCTTCTGCGCGGTCGCGGCGGTGTCGAGATAATGCCACGGCTCGCCCTCGGGCGTGAACATGCCCGGAAAATCGGCCTTCAGATCGCGGTCTATGGTCGCGGGTGCATTCATCGTGGTGCTTCCTCCAGCGCTGCGAGCGCGGCATCGAGCAGGCGGGCATGCTGGTCCTCGTCGTCGAGCGAGACGAAGGCGTCCGCGATGAAGGCCTGCACCAGCAGGCGCTGCGCGAGTTCGGGCGAAAGCCCGCGTGCGGCCATGTAGAAACGGGCGGTCTCGTCAAGCTCGCCGACGGTCGCGCCATGCGCGCATTTGACGTCGTCGGCGAAGATTTCGAGCTGCGGGACGGCGTTCGCGCTCGCCCCGGCTTCGAGCAGCAGGCCCTTGAAATCCTGCGCCGCGTCGGTTTTCTGCGCATCCTTTGCGACCTTGATCTCGCCAAGGAAATTGCCGGTGGCGGTGTCCCAGTGGACAGCCCGCACGGTCTGGTTGCTGGTCGCCTCCGGATGATCGTGCCGCACCGTGGTGACGAATTCGCGGGTCACATCCCCGCCGCCGATCGTCACGCCGCCGAATTCGAAATGCGCCCCGCGGGCAAGCGTCACCTCGACTTCGACGCGGGTGTAATCGCTGCCCGCATTGCTCGCGAACAGCTCAAGCCGCGCGCCTTCGCCCAGCGTCACCCGAATCCGGTGGAGTTCGGGCGCGCCGGAGCCGACGATCATGCATTCGCGCTTCGTTTCGCCCGCATCGAGCGAGACCTCGCGCCAATTGTCGAGCGCGTCGGTACCGATCCGGCCGAGCGCGTCGATATCGGCATAGCGCCACGCCTCGTCGCGCCTTGTCGGCAGAGCGGGAGTGGGGAGGGTTGTCGCTTCGGTCATGATGACCCTTTCTTCAATTCGCGTTCGACCTGCCGCACGAGGCGTCCGCGGCTGTCGCGGATGCAGGCATCGACCGCATCATCGCCCCTGGCACCCTTGCGGACGCATTTGGTCACCGCGCGGCAGAACTCCTCATCGAGCTTCGCCCGCCCGGTCGACCGGTCGAGCCCGCAGTGCCAGCGCCCTTCCCGGTCCTGCGCCACGTTCAC is part of the Erythrobacter litoralis genome and encodes:
- a CDS encoding SufD family Fe-S cluster assembly protein; the encoded protein is MTEATTLPTPALPTRRDEAWRYADIDALGRIGTDALDNWREVSLDAGETKRECMIVGSGAPELHRIRVTLGEGARLELFASNAGSDYTRVEVEVTLARGAHFEFGGVTIGGGDVTREFVTTVRHDHPEATSNQTVRAVHWDTATGNFLGEIKVAKDAQKTDAAQDFKGLLLEAGASANAVPQLEIFADDVKCAHGATVGELDETARFYMAARGLSPELAQRLLVQAFIADAFVSLDDEDQHARLLDAALAALEEAPR